One part of the Chitinophagaceae bacterium genome encodes these proteins:
- a CDS encoding cyclase family protein, translating into MKLSWYNSEKKCYQADLMKPLDISIPLVVNADGPKAWGAPPFYAEPWKSEDGKFVGAVSEGAPVNFFNVQINPHGNGTHTECVGHITDRPFTINQCLRRFWFPALLISLTPEETENKDRVLLKNQIENAAANYQDAEALIIRTLPNTPNKKIYDYTGENPAYFDVKALQWMATETNIKHLLTDLPSVDRESDGGKLAGHKAFWQYPHQIREDATITEMIYVPESIPDGLYLLNIQIVSFELDVSPSKPILYALEEESS; encoded by the coding sequence ATGAAATTAAGTTGGTATAATTCCGAGAAAAAATGCTACCAGGCAGATTTAATGAAGCCGCTTGACATTTCCATTCCTTTAGTAGTAAATGCTGATGGGCCAAAAGCTTGGGGAGCTCCCCCATTTTATGCAGAGCCCTGGAAAAGTGAAGATGGAAAATTCGTGGGAGCCGTTTCTGAAGGCGCTCCGGTAAACTTTTTTAATGTACAGATAAATCCTCACGGAAACGGCACACATACAGAATGTGTAGGTCATATTACTGACCGCCCCTTCACCATAAACCAGTGTTTAAGGAGGTTCTGGTTTCCGGCTCTGCTGATTAGCCTCACTCCTGAAGAAACAGAAAATAAAGATCGGGTATTATTAAAAAACCAGATTGAAAATGCTGCTGCCAATTATCAGGATGCAGAGGCACTTATTATTCGAACGTTGCCAAATACTCCCAACAAGAAAATTTATGACTATACCGGTGAAAATCCGGCTTATTTTGATGTGAAAGCACTTCAATGGATGGCGACTGAAACTAATATTAAACATTTACTCACAGACCTTCCCTCTGTTGACAGAGAAAGTGACGGAGGAAAGCTTGCCGGACACAAAGCCTTTTGGCAGTATCCCCACCAAATTCGCGAAGACGCAACCATTACTGAAATGATTTATGTTCCTGAAAGCATACCTGATGGTTTGTATTTGCTAAATATCCAGATTGTCAGTTTTGAGCTGGACGTCAGTCCCAGTAAACCGATATTGTATGCGCTGGAAGAAGAGTCTTCTTAA
- a CDS encoding aspartate aminotransferase family protein: protein MISNRELFLRHVAQTSTAPLMLEIQEAKGVYLFGKSGKKYLDMISGISVSSLGHGHPEIVEAVKHQAEKFMHLMVYGEYAQYPQSELAHLLSENLPASLNSCYFVNSGAEATEGAMKLAKKVTGRSEIIYCKSSYHGSSQGALSIMGDEYFKQNFRPLLPDCKMIEYGNSSDIEKISKKTACIFIEPVQAESGVTVPPEEYLQSIRKKCDETGALLVFDEIQTGMGRTGTLFAFEQSGVVPDILLLAKALGGGMPIGTFIASKNLMDNFTDNPVLGHITTFGGHPVSCAAAKASLKVILREKLWENALRLEALFKKELKHQKIVSFRSKGALMAIEFESEKFNRDVISKCIESGLITDWFLFAPHCLRLAPPLIMDLETAKKASQIILQAIEETALNEKTA from the coding sequence ATGATTTCAAACAGAGAATTATTTCTAAGACATGTAGCTCAAACTTCTACAGCTCCGTTAATGCTTGAAATACAAGAAGCAAAAGGGGTTTATTTATTTGGAAAATCAGGAAAAAAATATCTGGATATGATTTCAGGTATAAGTGTTAGCAGTCTTGGTCACGGACACCCTGAAATAGTTGAAGCTGTAAAACATCAGGCAGAAAAGTTTATGCACCTTATGGTATACGGCGAATACGCCCAATATCCTCAATCAGAATTAGCTCATTTATTATCAGAAAATTTACCGGCATCTTTAAACAGTTGTTATTTTGTAAACTCCGGAGCAGAAGCAACGGAAGGTGCTATGAAGCTGGCTAAGAAAGTTACCGGCAGAAGCGAGATAATCTATTGCAAAAGCTCTTATCATGGCAGTAGCCAGGGAGCACTGAGCATTATGGGTGATGAATATTTTAAGCAAAACTTCAGACCACTATTGCCGGACTGCAAAATGATAGAATATGGCAACAGCTCTGATATAGAAAAAATTAGTAAAAAAACAGCCTGTATTTTTATAGAACCTGTACAGGCAGAATCCGGGGTAACCGTACCTCCGGAGGAATATTTACAGAGCATTAGAAAGAAGTGTGATGAAACCGGGGCGCTTTTAGTGTTTGATGAAATTCAAACCGGTATGGGACGAACCGGAACGCTGTTTGCCTTTGAGCAATCAGGAGTTGTTCCGGATATTTTGCTTTTAGCTAAAGCACTTGGAGGTGGCATGCCAATAGGTACATTTATCGCTTCTAAAAATCTGATGGATAACTTTACCGATAATCCGGTTTTAGGTCATATTACAACTTTTGGAGGGCATCCGGTAAGTTGCGCAGCGGCTAAGGCAAGCCTAAAGGTGATTTTGAGAGAAAAGTTGTGGGAAAATGCACTTCGCCTGGAAGCATTATTTAAAAAAGAACTCAAACATCAAAAAATTGTATCTTTTCGTTCAAAAGGAGCTCTTATGGCAATTGAATTTGAGTCTGAAAAGTTTAACAGGGATGTAATTAGTAAATGTATTGAATCCGGCTTAATCACGGATTGGTTTTTGTTTGCCCCTCATTGTCTTCGGTTAGCGCCTCCTTTAATAATGGATCTGGAAACCGCTAAAAAAGCATCTCAAATAATTCTTCAGGCAATTGAAGAAACCGCTTTAAATGAAAAAACTGCTTAA
- a CDS encoding phosphoglycerate dehydrogenase, producing MKKTSFPKDRIKILFLENISQTAKITFAEAGFSDIEEIPGALSESELKEKIRDVHILGIRSKTKVSKAVLRNAKKLLAIGCFCIGTNQVDLDAAAEEGIAVFNSPYSNTRSVAELVIGESILLMRKIPEKNAAAHRGIWKKEATASHELRGKTMGIIGYGHIGSQVSILAENLGLKVLFYDTEKKLALGNAQQISSLDSLLESSDIITLHIPLSKQTSNFINRKNIEKIKEGAVILNLSRGNVIDLKALKSAIENKRIKGAAIDVYPIEPEKNGDRFDCILAGMENVILTPHIGGSTLEAQENIGREVATKIIDFIDKGISTGSFSIPEISLPPQKNTSRILHIHKNVPGMLSEINSVVAKAGSNISAQYLNTKNEIGYVVLDIDKGSGKKVLKALNDIKNTIKTRILY from the coding sequence ATGAAAAAAACATCTTTTCCAAAAGATAGAATAAAAATACTTTTCCTTGAAAACATTAGTCAAACAGCAAAAATCACCTTTGCAGAAGCGGGCTTTTCTGATATTGAAGAAATTCCGGGAGCTTTATCAGAATCAGAGTTAAAAGAAAAAATTAGAGATGTTCACATTTTGGGCATTCGTTCCAAAACCAAAGTTTCAAAAGCTGTATTGCGAAATGCAAAAAAACTATTAGCAATAGGATGCTTTTGCATAGGAACAAACCAGGTTGATTTAGATGCTGCGGCTGAAGAGGGTATAGCTGTTTTTAACTCACCTTATTCTAATACCCGCTCAGTAGCTGAATTGGTTATTGGTGAAAGTATTTTGTTAATGAGAAAAATCCCTGAAAAAAATGCAGCTGCACACCGGGGAATTTGGAAAAAAGAAGCCACAGCCAGCCATGAGCTGCGTGGTAAAACTATGGGAATTATTGGATACGGACACATAGGGTCTCAGGTTAGTATTTTGGCAGAAAACTTAGGCTTGAAAGTACTTTTCTATGATACAGAAAAAAAATTAGCACTTGGAAATGCACAGCAGATTAGCTCTTTGGATAGTTTACTGGAATCTTCTGATATAATTACTTTGCATATTCCGCTTAGTAAACAAACTTCAAATTTTATCAACCGAAAGAATATCGAAAAAATAAAAGAAGGTGCTGTCATTTTAAACCTGAGTCGTGGAAATGTAATTGACTTGAAAGCATTAAAATCAGCAATTGAAAATAAAAGAATTAAAGGTGCAGCAATTGATGTTTACCCTATTGAACCGGAAAAAAACGGGGATCGCTTTGATTGTATCCTGGCCGGCATGGAAAATGTTATTTTAACCCCTCACATAGGTGGTTCAACATTGGAGGCTCAGGAAAATATTGGCCGGGAAGTAGCTACAAAAATTATTGACTTCATAGATAAGGGGATTTCAACAGGTTCTTTTTCTATACCGGAAATTAGTCTGCCTCCTCAGAAAAATACCAGCCGAATTCTGCATATTCACAAAAATGTACCGGGCATGCTTTCTGAAATAAATAGCGTGGTGGCTAAAGCAGGGTCTAATATTTCAGCTCAGTACCTAAATACTAAAAATGAAATTGGATATGTTGTGCTGGACATCGATAAAGGAAGTGGAAAAAAAGTTTTAAAAGCACTGAATGATATAAAAAATACCATCAAAACCAGAATTTTGTATTAA
- a CDS encoding FAD-dependent oxidoreductase: protein MSKPIAIIGAGISGLTAAHYLKKAGKKVIVIEITDRPGGRVKTDKFDGFLLDHGFQVLLTAYPEAKKVLDYSKLKLRYFQPGALIFNKGKKTILSDPFKMPSTLFSTLFSDAGTIADKLKILKLKKQLSKISIEEIFTKKELTTLEYLRNFGFSEKMIQQFFRPFLSGIYLEKELRTSSRMFEFVFKMFSEGDAAIPAFGIEEISKQLSEQLSGEELLTENGYKSHEGNTVILENGSQIEVEAIIFSFNKNQKDEWRSTTNLYFSSGTSPVDRPILLLNADKNSLVNNITVMSDVSGSYSVNGNSLISVTLIGDYRDVNEDKLVEDVKKELSQSFGNVDSWTLAKIYHIRKALPEIDSYIDYPDSESLLNEDGTYNCGDYHLNPSLNAAMKSGRLVAEKILNQ, encoded by the coding sequence ATGAGCAAACCTATTGCTATTATTGGTGCAGGAATTTCTGGCTTAACCGCTGCACACTACTTAAAAAAAGCCGGAAAAAAAGTTATAGTAATCGAAATTACTGACAGGCCCGGAGGCAGAGTGAAAACGGATAAATTTGATGGTTTTCTCTTAGACCATGGCTTTCAGGTATTATTGACGGCCTATCCGGAGGCAAAAAAAGTGCTGGATTATAGTAAATTGAAATTGAGATACTTCCAACCCGGAGCTCTTATTTTTAATAAGGGAAAAAAAACAATACTATCAGACCCTTTCAAAATGCCCTCAACTTTATTTAGCACCTTGTTTTCCGACGCAGGAACTATAGCCGATAAGTTGAAAATTTTAAAATTAAAAAAACAACTCAGTAAAATATCAATTGAAGAAATTTTTACAAAGAAGGAATTGACGACTCTTGAATATTTAAGGAATTTTGGTTTTTCTGAAAAAATGATTCAACAATTCTTCAGACCTTTTTTGTCAGGCATTTATTTAGAAAAAGAATTGAGAACTTCAAGCCGGATGTTTGAGTTTGTTTTTAAAATGTTTTCGGAAGGAGACGCAGCTATTCCTGCTTTTGGAATCGAAGAAATAAGCAAACAACTGTCTGAGCAACTTTCCGGTGAAGAGTTACTTACCGAAAACGGATATAAAAGCCATGAAGGAAATACAGTTATTTTGGAAAATGGAAGTCAAATAGAAGTAGAGGCTATAATCTTTAGCTTTAATAAAAATCAAAAAGATGAGTGGCGGAGTACGACAAACCTATATTTTTCATCCGGAACTTCACCAGTTGACAGGCCCATTTTATTGCTGAATGCAGATAAAAATTCACTCGTAAATAACATTACCGTTATGTCAGATGTTTCGGGTTCCTATTCTGTAAATGGAAATTCTTTGATATCAGTTACCTTAATCGGTGACTACAGGGATGTAAATGAAGATAAATTAGTTGAGGATGTAAAAAAGGAGCTTTCCCAAAGCTTTGGTAATGTAGATAGCTGGACCCTGGCAAAAATATATCATATAAGAAAAGCATTACCGGAAATTGATTCTTATATCGACTATCCTGATTCTGAAAGCTTACTAAATGAGGACGGAACCTATAATTGTGGAGATTATCACCTCAATCCATCTTTGAATGCCGCAATGAAAAGTGGTCGGTTGGTAGCAGAGAAAATTTTAAACCAATAA
- a CDS encoding NAD(P)/FAD-dependent oxidoreductase: MIQSYKKQYNINEPFDSIVIGSGMGGLTTAALLAKSGQRVLVLEKHYTAGGFTHVFKRKGYEWDVGIHYIGSVDNDKSALKKIFDYVSDNKVKWADMGEVYDRIVIGEKIYNFVKGTKNFKAKLKLYFPEDKEAIDAYVDLIFKVSGLSKNFFVEKALPPVVSFVAGSFLRKPFLKYASQTTQAVLSKLTNNNELIKVLTAQFGDYGLPPEQSSFAMHAILVRHYLSGGFFPVGGSSVIADSIAGVLHKHGGAVLVSADVEEVVVENNKAIGVKMSDGKVFYAKNIISNAGIVNSYKKLLPEETYRKQKLEKQLSKINPSVAHACLYIGLNGSPEELNLPKANYWIYPEQLSHDENVRKYLKDINEDFPVVYISFPSAKDPDWSNRYPGKSTIDIITLLPYEIFQKWEDTKWMKRGEEYEKLKESLSIRLLEELYKREPALRGKVDYYELSTPLTTKHFVNYDKGEIYGIDHSPARFQQKFLKPRTPVKNFYLSGQDIVSCGVGGAAFSGVLTAGVILNKNVLKEVMK, from the coding sequence ATGATACAGTCATACAAGAAGCAATACAATATTAATGAGCCTTTCGACAGTATTGTTATCGGTTCCGGAATGGGAGGGCTTACAACGGCGGCCTTGCTGGCAAAGTCCGGTCAAAGAGTTTTAGTATTGGAAAAGCATTATACTGCCGGTGGTTTTACACATGTTTTTAAACGAAAAGGCTATGAGTGGGATGTGGGAATTCATTATATCGGCAGTGTGGATAATGATAAAAGTGCGTTAAAAAAAATCTTTGATTATGTGTCTGACAACAAGGTTAAATGGGCAGACATGGGGGAAGTTTATGACAGAATAGTGATTGGTGAAAAAATCTATAATTTTGTAAAGGGTACTAAAAACTTTAAAGCAAAGCTGAAATTATATTTTCCGGAGGATAAAGAGGCCATAGACGCTTATGTAGATTTGATATTTAAGGTTAGCGGCCTCTCCAAAAACTTTTTTGTAGAAAAAGCATTGCCGCCGGTAGTCAGTTTTGTTGCCGGCAGTTTTTTAAGAAAACCTTTCCTGAAATATGCTAGCCAAACAACTCAGGCGGTTTTGAGCAAACTCACCAATAACAATGAATTGATTAAAGTTTTAACCGCTCAATTCGGTGATTATGGCCTGCCTCCGGAGCAGAGTAGTTTCGCTATGCATGCCATTTTGGTTCGGCATTATTTGTCAGGTGGATTTTTTCCTGTTGGTGGTTCATCCGTAATTGCAGATAGTATAGCCGGAGTTTTACATAAGCATGGTGGAGCAGTCTTGGTTAGTGCAGACGTAGAAGAGGTGGTGGTTGAAAACAATAAAGCCATTGGGGTTAAAATGAGTGACGGAAAGGTCTTTTATGCGAAAAATATCATAAGCAATGCCGGAATTGTTAACAGTTATAAAAAACTGCTGCCTGAAGAAACATACCGGAAACAAAAATTGGAAAAACAGCTGAGTAAAATAAATCCCTCTGTTGCTCATGCCTGTTTGTATATTGGGTTAAATGGTAGTCCGGAAGAGTTGAACTTACCCAAAGCAAATTACTGGATTTATCCGGAGCAACTAAGCCATGATGAGAATGTCCGGAAGTATCTGAAAGATATTAACGAAGACTTTCCGGTGGTCTATATTTCCTTTCCCTCAGCTAAAGACCCGGACTGGAGTAATCGTTATCCAGGGAAAAGCACCATTGATATCATTACTTTGTTGCCCTATGAAATTTTTCAAAAGTGGGAAGACACCAAATGGATGAAAAGAGGAGAAGAGTACGAAAAGCTGAAAGAATCTTTATCCATCCGATTGTTGGAAGAATTATACAAAAGAGAGCCCGCCTTGAGAGGAAAAGTAGATTATTACGAGCTATCAACTCCATTAACGACCAAACACTTTGTAAACTACGACAAAGGAGAAATCTATGGAATAGATCACAGCCCGGCTCGTTTTCAACAAAAGTTTTTAAAACCCCGCACACCGGTAAAAAACTTTTACTTAAGTGGCCAGGATATCGTAAGCTGTGGGGTTGGAGGTGCTGCTTTTTCGGGTGTTTTAACTGCCGGTGTTATTTTAAATAAAAATGTATTGAAAGAGGTGATGAAGTAG
- a CDS encoding response regulator: MNRIHILLVEDNEGDIILTKEAFEESEINNSLSVVKNGIDALDYVFKRGKFMESESPELILLDLNLPKKNGFEVLEILKSSDKTRHIPIIILSTTSSQRDVNLAYHYQANCFLSKPLEIDDFMEMIHAIEYFWMSLVKFPNKNILAQ, translated from the coding sequence ATGAATAGGATACATATTTTACTGGTTGAAGACAATGAGGGAGACATCATTTTAACTAAAGAGGCTTTTGAAGAGAGCGAAATTAACAATTCGCTATCTGTAGTTAAAAACGGAATCGACGCACTCGATTATGTCTTTAAGAGAGGTAAGTTTATGGAGTCGGAAAGCCCGGAGCTGATTTTACTCGATTTAAATCTACCAAAAAAGAACGGATTTGAAGTATTGGAAATTCTAAAAAGCTCTGATAAAACAAGACACATACCTATTATAATACTTTCTACTACTTCATCGCAAAGAGATGTAAACCTTGCCTATCACTATCAGGCAAACTGTTTTTTATCAAAACCTTTGGAGATAGATGATTTTATGGAGATGATACATGCCATTGAGTATTTTTGGATGAGTCTGGTAAAATTTCCTAATAAAAATATTTTAGCTCAATAA
- a CDS encoding T9SS C-terminal target domain-containing protein — protein MKKLFLSVLFLSIGILTVKADRNAQQYSNASAINPQNLFSAGSSSTTICETLTNITATDSFIIYMTNDGYVAGQNEFGDVAKADFFQNSYPGNTLDSALLFISAASSSGPTATFSVNVWDNTGTNGQPGNVIMTEQIFYDDIVGFANSGSPFVVEFSNPQPINDDFYLGIEFSYAPNDTVVLLTTTDRGPGAPNSAWELWNTGDWVPYNDATDGWGLAVSHAVFAVMCEEVFDPCPGYTLDITSVNPDCGEENGEAAVVATGGIEPYSYQWNTGDTGSEVFNLGGGLFSVTVTDSLGCEETASVELIFPNAPTIDFTTVSPTCIGDSDGSAMVNISGGTAPFDILWQDGSTDNTISGLEAGLYSVTVTDANDCEVTGEADVREPDPITAVLTVVNATTNESEDGSVEASVSGGTDPYSYEWSNGGEASEITDLEYGEYTLTVTDANGCIATFTADVLFDEEVNSVFEVKTFNTVKTYPNPVNDYLRINHEQLIGLEQVVVTIFDGNGRIVYLEQQTNLNAEYIEINAAEFTEGIYFIRVISENDVLMQSRFIKQ, from the coding sequence ATGAAAAAACTTTTTTTAAGCGTACTTTTTTTAAGTATAGGTATTTTGACTGTTAAGGCCGACAGAAATGCTCAGCAATATTCAAATGCTTCAGCCATAAATCCTCAGAACTTATTTAGTGCGGGCAGTTCTTCCACAACTATTTGCGAAACGCTAACAAACATTACGGCAACAGACTCATTTATTATTTACATGACGAATGATGGCTATGTTGCCGGCCAAAACGAGTTTGGAGATGTGGCAAAAGCAGATTTCTTTCAGAATAGTTATCCGGGAAACACATTAGACAGCGCATTGCTGTTTATTTCGGCAGCCAGTTCTTCAGGGCCGACAGCAACTTTTTCTGTAAATGTTTGGGATAATACCGGAACTAATGGTCAGCCGGGAAATGTGATTATGACGGAGCAAATTTTTTATGACGATATTGTAGGTTTTGCAAACTCAGGTTCACCATTTGTTGTTGAGTTCTCAAACCCACAACCGATTAACGATGATTTTTATTTAGGCATAGAGTTTTCTTATGCTCCCAATGATACAGTTGTTTTGTTGACAACAACAGACAGAGGACCCGGAGCACCAAATTCTGCCTGGGAATTATGGAATACCGGTGACTGGGTTCCGTATAATGATGCTACTGATGGCTGGGGTTTAGCTGTTTCTCATGCAGTATTTGCCGTTATGTGTGAAGAAGTTTTTGATCCATGCCCCGGCTATACATTAGATATAACATCCGTAAATCCTGACTGTGGTGAGGAAAACGGCGAAGCAGCGGTTGTAGCAACCGGAGGTATTGAGCCTTATTCGTATCAATGGAACACAGGAGATACCGGCTCTGAGGTGTTTAACTTAGGTGGTGGATTATTTAGCGTTACTGTGACAGATAGCTTAGGTTGCGAAGAAACAGCCAGCGTTGAGCTTATTTTTCCAAATGCACCAACAATTGATTTCACCACTGTATCGCCAACCTGTATTGGTGATAGTGACGGCTCAGCTATGGTAAATATTAGTGGTGGTACTGCGCCCTTTGACATTCTTTGGCAAGACGGATCAACTGATAATACAATCAGCGGACTGGAAGCCGGGCTTTACTCAGTAACTGTAACAGATGCGAATGATTGTGAAGTAACGGGAGAGGCCGATGTCAGAGAGCCGGATCCTATTACAGCCGTATTAACAGTTGTAAATGCCACTACAAACGAGAGTGAAGATGGATCAGTAGAGGCCTCTGTAAGTGGAGGTACCGATCCATATTCTTATGAGTGGAGCAATGGAGGAGAAGCGAGTGAAATTACAGATTTGGAATATGGTGAGTATACGCTTACTGTAACAGATGCAAATGGATGTATCGCTACATTTACTGCTGATGTGCTTTTTGATGAGGAAGTGAATTCAGTTTTTGAGGTTAAAACCTTTAATACAGTAAAAACATATCCAAATCCGGTTAATGATTACCTTAGAATTAACCATGAGCAGCTAATAGGACTTGAGCAGGTAGTTGTGACAATTTTTGACGGTAACGGGAGAATTGTTTACTTAGAGCAACAAACGAATTTAAACGCTGAGTATATTGAAATAAATGCAGCAGAATTTACTGAAGGGATTTATTTTATCCGTGTTATTTCAGAAAATGATGTTTTAATGCAAAGCAGGTTTATTAAGCAATAA
- a CDS encoding sigma-70 family RNA polymerase sigma factor, giving the protein MKDKKQNKQNKDKVFEKEFFPHIEALYNFAFHLTYNEEDANDLVQETFLKAYRFIDSYDQGTNAKAWLFKILKNAFINEYRKKVKQPSRVDYEEIVNYHNTDDDAKVGSLDLRQDVFQDMLGDEVTKALNSLPVDFKTAILLCDVEGFTYEEIAQIVDIPIGTVRSRLHRARQMLKDVLKEYAQNLGYKL; this is encoded by the coding sequence GTGAAAGATAAAAAACAAAATAAACAAAATAAGGACAAAGTTTTTGAAAAAGAATTTTTTCCGCATATAGAGGCCCTTTATAACTTCGCCTTTCACCTTACGTATAACGAGGAGGATGCAAATGATTTGGTGCAGGAAACTTTCCTGAAAGCTTATCGGTTTATAGATTCATACGACCAGGGAACGAATGCAAAGGCATGGTTGTTTAAAATTTTGAAAAATGCATTCATTAATGAATACAGAAAAAAAGTTAAACAGCCTTCCAGAGTTGACTATGAGGAAATTGTAAATTATCACAATACCGATGACGATGCAAAAGTAGGAAGCCTGGATCTAAGACAGGATGTTTTTCAGGATATGTTGGGAGATGAAGTTACCAAAGCCCTGAACTCATTACCGGTTGATTTTAAAACAGCCATATTACTGTGTGATGTAGAAGGATTTACTTATGAAGAAATTGCTCAGATTGTAGACATTCCAATAGGCACTGTGAGATCAAGATTACACAGAGCAAGGCAAATGTTAAAAGATGTTTTAAAAGAATACGCTCAAAACTTAGGTTATAAATTGTAG
- a CDS encoding sulfite exporter TauE/SafE family protein yields the protein MLIELLLIVAVGFFAGLVNAIAGGGSLLTLPALIFLGLPSVEANATNRLAVLVQSFFSVLSLKNSGISEFRLSILPSIFAVLGSVVGFWIAIHISSQWFNLTLSIVMLLIAFLMIYKPKAEFIAKVKHKNPVAAVVFFLLGIYGGFIQAGIGVIMLILIPVLFGLNLVHSNFIKVFVNFVFTLFVLILFAYGGYINWESGIMLSVGMAFGGWFGSKWSVRLGHLGIQRVLVAVLVIMSARLFWISFIAV from the coding sequence GTGTTAATTGAATTGTTATTAATTGTTGCAGTTGGTTTTTTTGCCGGTTTAGTAAATGCTATTGCCGGTGGTGGTTCTTTGCTGACATTGCCCGCATTAATTTTTTTAGGATTACCTTCTGTGGAGGCTAATGCCACGAACCGGCTTGCTGTATTAGTGCAGTCTTTTTTTTCAGTTCTGAGCTTGAAAAATTCCGGAATTTCTGAATTTCGCTTGTCAATATTACCTTCAATATTCGCAGTCTTAGGGTCGGTAGTTGGTTTTTGGATTGCTATACATATTTCCTCTCAGTGGTTTAATCTTACCCTGTCCATCGTTATGTTGCTGATTGCTTTTTTAATGATTTATAAGCCCAAAGCTGAATTTATAGCTAAGGTTAAGCATAAAAATCCGGTAGCCGCGGTCGTGTTTTTTTTATTGGGTATATACGGGGGGTTTATTCAGGCCGGGATTGGAGTAATTATGTTGATTTTAATACCGGTTTTATTTGGTTTAAATCTTGTTCATTCAAACTTTATAAAAGTATTTGTAAATTTTGTTTTTACTCTCTTTGTGTTAATCCTGTTTGCCTATGGAGGTTATATAAACTGGGAGAGTGGAATAATGCTTTCTGTGGGAATGGCTTTTGGTGGCTGGTTTGGTAGTAAGTGGTCTGTCCGTCTGGGACATTTAGGTATTCAGCGGGTGTTGGTAGCTGTGTTGGTTATTATGTCAGCTCGTTTATTTTGGATCAGCTTTATTGCCGTTTAG
- a CDS encoding NAD-dependent epimerase/dehydratase family protein — protein sequence MLCLRIYTFTLSLSMRIKLFKSLYLKNIMEKESNIKNGKVALVIGSTGLIGQHLTKLLLENPDFESVKVFVRKKSTLYHPKLKQIVTDFENPDSYREQLSGDYLFCCLGTTRKKAGSKAAFKKVDYDYPVNFARIALENNVKKMMIVTAIGANSQSTFFYSKVKGEVEDSLKLMDFDQLFVFQPSLLLGERKEKRFLENLTAYVLKLSSFALTGFLSKYRPIPAEVVAASMIDKTDIKERGIFVYQSNNI from the coding sequence ATGCTTTGCTTAAGAATATATACTTTTACATTGAGTTTAAGTATGAGAATTAAGCTTTTTAAAAGCCTTTATTTAAAAAATATAATGGAAAAAGAATCGAACATAAAAAATGGAAAAGTTGCTTTAGTTATTGGTTCTACCGGGCTTATAGGTCAGCATCTCACAAAATTGCTGCTTGAAAACCCGGACTTTGAGTCAGTTAAAGTGTTTGTTAGAAAAAAATCTACCTTGTATCACCCGAAGCTAAAGCAAATCGTCACCGATTTTGAAAACCCCGACAGCTACCGTGAGCAACTGAGTGGAGATTATTTGTTTTGTTGCTTAGGCACAACCAGGAAAAAGGCCGGATCTAAAGCTGCGTTTAAAAAAGTTGACTATGATTATCCGGTAAATTTTGCCCGTATCGCCTTAGAAAATAATGTCAAAAAAATGATGATTGTTACAGCGATTGGAGCCAACTCGCAATCTACTTTTTTTTACAGTAAAGTAAAAGGCGAGGTCGAAGACAGTCTGAAGCTCATGGATTTTGACCAGTTATTTGTTTTTCAACCATCCCTGCTCTTAGGTGAAAGAAAAGAAAAGCGCTTTTTAGAAAACCTTACTGCTTACGTACTTAAACTTTCCAGCTTCGCCCTTACCGGCTTTTTAAGCAAATACAGACCTATCCCGGCAGAAGTTGTTGCCGCCTCAATGATTGACAAAACAGATATAAAAGAAAGAGGCATCTTTGTGTATCAATCAAATAATATTTAA